One window of Geotoga petraea genomic DNA carries:
- a CDS encoding DUF438 domain-containing protein, with translation MSELFNKKDYLKDLIIRSKKDNTDSIRKELKEAISNLSADEIAKVEQELIENESINVDDIQSVCDVHLELFRDYIKQEDINVPAWHPIDILMKEHDFLLEKSDDLRKITKEIISNKADLDFNKLKTLGKTLEDITDAENYFIKEENVLFPYLEKYGIEQPPAIMWKEHDQLRELIKEIKSILDKREMKSLNDDLLKKIVVLNEMFANHIYKEHSVLFPTALKLLEEQEWYEVRNQFDDFKYIAHKPEKLDIKKDEVTEVNSEGIKLPSGSFSAEELMSILNTIPFDITFVDANDRVKYFSEGKERFFPRSRAIIGRKVHNCHPQKSVDIVEKIVSDFKSGERDNADFWIKLGDNFVYIRYFAVRNTDGEYLGTVEITQDIKPIQEIEGEKRIYDEK, from the coding sequence ATGAGCGAATTGTTTAATAAAAAAGATTATTTAAAGGATCTAATTATAAGATCCAAAAAAGATAATACAGATAGTATCAGAAAAGAGCTAAAAGAAGCTATAAGTAATCTCTCAGCAGATGAAATAGCTAAAGTTGAACAAGAATTAATTGAAAACGAATCTATAAATGTTGATGATATACAATCAGTTTGTGATGTACATTTAGAACTTTTTAGAGATTACATAAAACAAGAAGATATAAATGTTCCTGCTTGGCATCCAATTGATATTTTGATGAAAGAACATGATTTTTTGTTAGAAAAATCAGATGATTTAAGAAAAATAACTAAAGAAATTATCTCAAATAAAGCTGATTTAGATTTTAATAAATTAAAAACTCTTGGAAAAACCCTTGAAGATATTACAGATGCTGAAAATTATTTTATCAAAGAAGAAAACGTTCTATTCCCATATTTAGAAAAATATGGGATAGAACAACCCCCTGCAATAATGTGGAAAGAACATGATCAATTAAGAGAATTAATAAAAGAAATAAAAAGTATTTTAGACAAAAGAGAAATGAAATCATTAAACGATGATTTATTAAAAAAGATAGTTGTATTAAATGAAATGTTTGCAAACCACATTTATAAAGAACATTCTGTATTATTTCCTACTGCTTTAAAACTTCTAGAAGAACAAGAGTGGTACGAAGTTAGAAATCAGTTTGATGATTTTAAATACATAGCTCACAAACCAGAAAAACTTGATATAAAAAAAGATGAAGTAACAGAAGTTAACTCTGAAGGAATAAAATTACCTAGTGGTTCTTTTAGTGCAGAAGAATTAATGAGTATTTTGAATACAATACCTTTTGATATAACGTTTGTAGATGCTAATGATAGAGTTAAATATTTTTCTGAAGGAAAGGAAAGATTCTTTCCAAGAAGTAGAGCCATCATTGGAAGAAAGGTGCATAATTGTCACCCTCAAAAATCTGTTGATATTGTTGAAAAGATTGTTTCTGATTTCAAATCTGGAGAAAGAGATAACGCTGATTTTTGGATAAAATTGGGAGATAATTTTGTATATATAAGATATTTTGCAGTTAGAAATACAGATGGAGAATATTTAGGTACTGTAGAAATTACTCAAGATATAAAACCCATTCAAGAAATTGAAGGAGAAAAAAGAATTTATGATGAAAAATAA
- a CDS encoding Crp/Fnr family transcriptional regulator, giving the protein MNQVSKIPLFKNLTVEEIKSLTLDNSFKSVDFEKDSIIKSRGEKLDHLMVLLFGEVKTQMSDFNGKVIQIERLKSPTMLAIGFVFQTNNILPVDIITTKKSSVLFIKKDTLIEFSCKKKKFLENLLNHIGGKMNFLSQKLWITSLKTIREKILFYLLQLYNQNNHKERFEMPVKIEELSLLFGVTRPSLSRALSELEKEDFFRRNGKIIVLNINKLKEKDYNMI; this is encoded by the coding sequence TTGAATCAGGTATCAAAAATACCATTATTTAAAAATTTAACTGTAGAAGAGATAAAGTCATTAACTTTGGATAATTCTTTCAAATCTGTCGATTTTGAAAAAGATAGTATTATAAAAAGCCGAGGAGAAAAACTTGATCATTTAATGGTTCTTCTTTTTGGGGAAGTAAAAACTCAAATGTCTGATTTTAACGGTAAAGTTATTCAAATTGAAAGATTAAAGTCACCAACGATGCTTGCCATTGGTTTTGTATTTCAAACAAACAATATTTTACCAGTTGATATAATAACAACTAAAAAAAGTAGTGTGTTGTTTATAAAAAAAGATACTTTAATAGAATTTTCTTGTAAAAAGAAAAAATTTTTAGAAAATCTATTGAATCATATTGGTGGAAAGATGAATTTTCTTTCTCAAAAACTATGGATAACCTCTTTGAAAACTATAAGAGAAAAAATATTATTTTATTTACTTCAACTATATAATCAAAACAATCATAAAGAAAGATTCGAAATGCCAGTAAAAATTGAAGAATTATCCCTATTATTTGGAGTAACTCGCCCATCTTTATCAAGAGCTTTATCAGAATTAGAAAAAGAAGATTTTTTTAGAAGGAATGGAAAAATTATTGTTTTGAATATTAATAAATTGAAAGAAAAAGATTATAATATGATATAA